The following proteins are encoded in a genomic region of Burkholderia gladioli:
- a CDS encoding bestrophin family protein, which produces MIIRPREHWFRMLFVWNGSVLQSILPQLAVMTVISLLALLTDGRILGTKVPLNPTPFTLAGLALAIFAAFRNNVSYDRYWEARKLWGGVLTSTRALVSQALSYGGTDDGAAFTRTTIAFVYAMKHQLRHTDPAEDLARYLDADCLARIEAAHFKPVAILHALRRQLAERQRAGKLGDTQLWMLDAQLDELGAKLAGCERIASTPIPFPYHVLLHRTIYSYCVMLPFGLVDSIGFATPFVSVFVSYTLIALDTIAGHIAEPFGTGPHHLALDTLTRQIERSLLDIAGEPLPDEIPADSRYRAS; this is translated from the coding sequence ATGATCATTCGCCCGCGCGAACACTGGTTCCGGATGCTGTTCGTCTGGAATGGCTCGGTGCTGCAATCGATCCTGCCGCAGCTCGCGGTGATGACCGTGATCAGCCTGCTGGCCCTGCTCACCGACGGCCGCATCCTCGGCACCAAGGTGCCGCTCAATCCCACCCCGTTCACGCTCGCCGGCCTGGCGCTGGCGATCTTCGCCGCGTTCCGCAACAACGTCAGCTACGACCGCTACTGGGAAGCGCGCAAGCTGTGGGGCGGCGTGCTGACCTCGACGCGCGCGCTGGTCTCGCAGGCGCTCTCCTACGGCGGCACCGACGACGGCGCCGCCTTCACGCGCACCACCATCGCCTTCGTCTACGCGATGAAGCACCAGTTGCGCCATACCGATCCGGCCGAGGATCTCGCGCGCTATCTCGACGCGGACTGCCTCGCGCGCATCGAGGCGGCCCATTTCAAGCCGGTGGCGATCCTGCACGCGCTGCGCCGGCAGCTTGCCGAGCGCCAGCGCGCCGGCAAGCTCGGCGACACGCAGCTGTGGATGCTCGACGCGCAGCTCGACGAGCTGGGCGCGAAGCTGGCCGGCTGCGAGCGCATCGCCTCCACGCCGATCCCCTTCCCCTATCACGTGCTGCTGCACCGGACCATCTATTCGTACTGCGTGATGCTGCCGTTCGGGCTGGTCGATTCGATCGGCTTCGCCACGCCCTTCGTGTCGGTGTTCGTCTCGTACACGCTGATCGCGCTCGACACCATCGCCGGGCATATCGCCGAGCCCTTCGGCACCGGCCCGCATCATCTCGCGCTCGACACGCTGACGCGCCAGATCGAGCGCTCGCTGCTCGACATCGCCGGCGAGCCGCTGCCCGACGAGATTCCCGCTGACTCGCGCTATCGGGCGTCGTAG
- a CDS encoding FdhF/YdeP family oxidoreductase, whose translation MKKKAPVPRIEPYHHAAAGWGAVKQVAINLIKERVAGGNYRTLFRQNQPDGFDCPGCAWPDRQHASTFEFCENGVKAVAAEATSKRVGPDFFAEHTVTALLEQSDYELEQHGRLTDPMVYDAASDRYVPIAWDAAFALIARHLKALDDPNRAAFYTSGRASNEAAFLYQLLVRRFGTNNFPDCSNMCHEATSRGLPATVGVGKGTVTLEDFEHADLLMIFGQNPATNHPRMLGELREAAKRGATIVSINPLKERGLERFSDPQSPIEMLTMGSTKISSRFVQPVIGGDFALLKGLAKRVLEFDDAAVLAGRPRVLDTAFIDEHTAGFEAFADDLRAESWAALTAESGVSYEQIDSLAELYAKSERVIATWGMGITQHKHSVQTIHMLSNLMLMRGNIGREGAGLCPVRGHSNVQGNRTVGIEEKPTMDFLDRLGQVYDFEPPRHHGYDVVETIEAMLEDKLNVFIGLGGNFAMATPDTPRTWDGLRRCALTVHITTKLNRSHLIHGRDALILPTLGRTEIDLQNGISQGVTVEDSMSMVHVSYGMNKPASPNLLSETAIVARMAMALFGPHDSVDWQAYIDDYARVRDAIEAVLPGFENYNERIAQPRGFHLRVASRERDWITPNGKANFVAHPMPTDTPIQRARALHGEKLLTLMTTRSHDQYNTTIYALDDRYRGVFGQRRVVFANKDDLAMLGFEAGDWIDLETVWHDGIERRADGFLLVEYDIPRGCLGAYYPETNPLVPLDSTADIANTPTSKSIPVLMHRSVTAATRAAA comes from the coding sequence ATGAAGAAGAAAGCCCCCGTCCCGCGCATCGAGCCCTACCACCATGCGGCCGCCGGTTGGGGCGCGGTCAAGCAGGTGGCGATCAACCTGATCAAGGAACGCGTGGCGGGCGGCAACTACCGCACCCTGTTCCGCCAGAACCAGCCCGACGGCTTCGACTGCCCCGGCTGCGCCTGGCCGGATCGCCAGCACGCCTCGACCTTCGAATTCTGCGAGAACGGCGTGAAGGCGGTGGCCGCCGAGGCCACCTCGAAGCGCGTGGGCCCCGATTTCTTCGCCGAGCACACCGTCACGGCCCTGCTCGAGCAATCCGACTACGAACTCGAGCAGCACGGCCGCCTGACCGACCCGATGGTCTACGACGCGGCCAGCGACCGCTACGTGCCGATCGCCTGGGACGCCGCCTTCGCCCTGATCGCGCGCCACCTGAAGGCGCTCGACGATCCGAACCGCGCCGCCTTCTACACCTCGGGCCGCGCCAGCAACGAAGCCGCCTTCCTCTACCAGTTGCTGGTGCGCCGCTTCGGCACCAACAACTTCCCCGACTGCTCGAACATGTGCCACGAGGCCACCAGCCGCGGGCTGCCGGCCACCGTCGGGGTCGGCAAGGGCACCGTCACGCTGGAGGACTTCGAGCACGCCGACCTGCTGATGATCTTCGGCCAGAACCCGGCCACCAACCACCCGCGCATGCTCGGCGAGCTGCGCGAGGCGGCCAAGCGCGGCGCCACCATCGTCTCGATCAACCCGCTCAAGGAACGCGGCCTGGAACGCTTCTCCGATCCGCAAAGCCCGATCGAGATGCTGACCATGGGCAGCACGAAGATCTCCTCGCGCTTCGTGCAGCCGGTGATCGGCGGCGATTTCGCCCTGCTCAAGGGCCTCGCCAAGCGCGTGCTGGAGTTCGACGACGCGGCCGTGCTGGCCGGCCGGCCGCGCGTGCTCGACACCGCCTTTATCGACGAGCACACCGCCGGCTTCGAGGCCTTCGCCGACGACCTGCGCGCCGAGAGCTGGGCCGCGCTGACCGCCGAGAGCGGCGTGTCCTACGAGCAGATCGATTCGCTGGCCGAACTGTATGCCAAGAGCGAGCGCGTGATCGCGACCTGGGGCATGGGCATCACCCAGCACAAGCATTCGGTGCAGACCATCCACATGCTGTCGAACCTGATGCTGATGCGCGGCAATATCGGCCGCGAGGGCGCAGGCCTCTGCCCCGTGCGCGGCCATTCGAACGTGCAGGGCAACCGCACGGTCGGCATCGAGGAAAAGCCGACCATGGACTTCCTCGACCGGCTCGGCCAGGTCTACGATTTCGAGCCGCCGCGCCATCACGGCTACGACGTGGTGGAAACCATCGAGGCGATGCTGGAGGACAAGCTGAACGTGTTCATCGGCCTGGGCGGCAACTTCGCGATGGCCACGCCCGACACGCCGCGCACCTGGGACGGCCTGCGCCGTTGCGCGCTGACGGTCCACATCACCACCAAGCTGAACCGCAGCCACCTGATCCACGGCCGCGACGCGCTGATCCTGCCGACCCTCGGCCGCACCGAGATCGACCTGCAGAACGGCATCTCGCAAGGCGTGACGGTGGAGGACTCGATGAGCATGGTGCATGTCTCCTACGGCATGAACAAGCCGGCCTCGCCGAACCTGCTGTCGGAAACGGCGATCGTCGCGCGCATGGCGATGGCCCTGTTCGGCCCGCACGACAGCGTCGACTGGCAAGCCTACATCGACGATTACGCGCGCGTGCGCGACGCGATCGAGGCGGTGCTGCCGGGCTTCGAGAACTACAACGAGCGCATCGCGCAGCCGCGCGGCTTCCACCTGCGCGTGGCCTCGCGCGAGCGCGACTGGATCACGCCGAACGGAAAGGCGAACTTCGTGGCGCATCCGATGCCGACCGACACGCCGATCCAGCGCGCCCGCGCCCTGCACGGCGAGAAGCTGCTGACGCTGATGACCACGCGCTCGCACGACCAGTACAACACCACCATCTACGCGCTCGACGACCGCTATCGCGGCGTGTTCGGCCAGCGCCGCGTGGTGTTCGCCAACAAGGACGACCTGGCGATGCTGGGCTTCGAGGCCGGTGACTGGATCGATCTCGAAACGGTCTGGCACGACGGCATCGAACGGCGCGCCGACGGTTTCCTGCTGGTCGAATACGACATCCCGCGCGGCTGCCTGGGTGCCTACTACCCGGAAACCAATCCGCTGGTGCCGCTCGACAGCACGGCCGACATCGCGAACACGCCCACCTCGAAATCGATCCCGGTGCTGATGCATCGCTCGGTGACGGCCGCCACGCGCGCGGCGGCCTGA